Proteins encoded together in one Hylaeus volcanicus isolate JK05 chromosome 3, UHH_iyHylVolc1.0_haploid, whole genome shotgun sequence window:
- the LOC128873748 gene encoding ceramide-1-phosphate transfer protein — protein sequence MAEGLELNFFDLRLVHDHFDRALLQDDDIDLKAYLDAYNELYKFFQLMGSVFSFVSNDLKQKIEILIELVSKDNQNYTTVKSMIIYEKENNILGNGDYTNGARTLLRLHRGLDFIREFLRRLSDLSDTEKTSSCCQDAYNKTLAKHHPWVIRKAAVVAMYTMPTRELLFKKVCGADVQRNVDVLPKMLEVTADVFNRTHNLYEIHELHTLP from the exons ATGGCGGAGGGTTtggaattgaatttctttgacTTGAGGCTAGTCCATGATCATTTTGATCGTGCTCTTTTACAAGACGATGATATTGACCTCAAAGCCTACTTGGATGCTTACAATGAACTGTACAA ATTTTTTCAACTGATGGGCAGTGTGTTTAGCTTTGTATCTAATGAtttaaagcaaaaaatcgaGATACTAATCGAGTTGGTAAGCAAAGACAATCAGAATTACACTACTGTCAAGTCTATGATAATATATGAGAAGGAGAATAATATTCTTGGCAATGGAGACTACACAAATGGAGCACGTACCCTGTTGAGACTTCATAGAGGTTTAG attttataAGAGAATTTCTTAGACGGCTAAGTGACCTTTCGGACACCGAAAAGACATCTAGTTGTTGCCAGGATGCATACAATAAAACTTTAGCCAAACATCATCCATGGGTGATTAGAAAAGCAGCGGTGGTTGCTATGTACACGATGCCCACTAGGGAACTCTTATTTAAAAAG gtTTGCGGAGCAGATGTCCAAAGAAATGTCGATGTCTTACCAAAAATGTTAGAAGTAACAGCTGATGTGTTCAACCGTACCCATAATCTTTATGAAATTCACGAACTTCACACTCtgccataa
- the LOC128873747 gene encoding solute carrier family 28 member 3 isoform X2 — protein sequence MLILLYVFGYGGVLYNSVMKRIVKKAFALCKQPFQQYVKKFRSSKHCTVIWQSAIYVCIFGAIIVFLIFDTVDSRERLISAGGIVILICFGWIFSKHPSHIRWRTVLCGLILQFIFGLLTIRWAVGRAILKCISDKVATFLNFAKTGGAFIFSQNLVDQGVFAFAVLPVIFYFSFFIQILYYLGIMQSIILNLGRVLQKLLGTTICESVISAANIFIGMTESPLLIKPYLHKLTTSELHTIMCSGFGSVSGTVLAAYIGFGANPAHLITASLLAAPASLCFSKLFYPETEISSISSDDIKLEKSNDASLMDAASKGAVAGIPLVLGIIANIIAFVSFIALVNALLSWIGLLVGFDGLSFEFILSRLFMPLSWIMGVPWDKCEYVATLIGLKTVVNEFVAYQKLGEFKNQTLIYGRTEAIATYAICGFANPGSIGITLGVLSTLAPEIKENIASAVVRAFVAGSAVCFLTASIAGMLMPAEDIIGATMALDLTLANGTCSSC from the exons ATGTTAATCCTACTGTACGTGTTTGGCTATGGCGGAGTTCTCTATAATTCTGTTATGAAACGCATCGTCAAAAAGGCATTCGCTCTATGTAAGCAGCCCTTTCAACAGTATGTCAAAAAATTCCGATCAAGCAA ACACTGCACCGTCATTTGGCAATCGGCGATATATGTATGCATATTCGGTGCTATAATCGTCTTTCTAATTTTCGATACAGTCGACTCGAGGGAAAGACTGATAAGTGCCGGCGGTATCGTTATCCTGATTTGTTTCGGATGGATATTCTCCAAGCATCCCAGTCAT ATTCGATGGAGAACCGTTCTATGCGGACTGATTCTGCAATTTATCTTTGGTCTGCTGACGATTCGATGGGCCGTTGGACGAGCGATTTTGAAGTGTATCTCCGACAAAGTGGCAACGTTCCTCAACTTTGCCAAAACCGGTGGAGCCTTCATCTTTTCGCAGAACCTTGTCGACCAGGGAGTCTTCGCATTTGCT GTCTTGCCAGTAATTTTCTACTTTAGCTTCTTCATCCAAATTCTCTACTACCTGGGCATCATGCAGTCCATCATCTTGAATCTAGGCCGTGTTCTGCAGAAACTGTTGGGGACGACGATTTGCGAATCAGTGATTAGCGCTGCCAACATCTTTATCGGAATG ACGGAATCTCCATTACTCATCAAACCCTACTTGCACAAATTAACTACGTCGGAGTTGCACACTATCATGTGTTCGGGTTTTGGATCGGTATCAG GAACGGTGTTGGCTGCCTACATCGGGTTCGGTGCGAATCCTGCTCACTTGATAACGGCTTCGCTGTTGGCGGCACCAGCATCCCTCTGTTTctccaaattattttatcccgAGACAGAGATATCTTCCATTTCGAGCGATGACATTAAACTGGAAAAATC AAATGACGCCAGTTTGATGGACGCCGCCAGCAAGGGTGCAGTGGCAGGGATTCCCCTAGTTTTGGGCATAATCGCCAATATCATCGCATTCGTGTCTTTCATCGCGTTGGTAAATGCGCTACTGTCTTGGATAGGCCTGCTGGTTGGTTTCGATGGATTGAGCTTTGAA tttatattaTCGAGGTTGTTCATGCCCTTAAGTTGGATAATGGGAGTACCCTGGGATAAGTGCGAGTATGTCGCGACTCTGATAGGTCTGAAGACTGTTGTCAACGAGTTCGTCGCCTACCAGAAGTTGGGGGAGTTCAAAAATCAAACGTTAATTTATGGTAGGACCGAGGCGATTGCTACATACGCAATCTGTGGTTTCGCGAATCCAGGTTCCATAGGAATCACGCTTGGCGTGTTATCTACGTTGGCACCGGAGATAAAGGAAAATATCGCTAGCGCCGTCGTGAGGGCTTTCGTAGCTGGCAGTGCAGTCTGTTTCCTTACGGCTAGCATCGCTG GAATGTTAATGCCTGCAGAAGACATAATTGGTGCGACAATGGCATTAGATTTGACTCTTGCGAATGGCACGTGCAGCAGTTGTTAG
- the LOC128873747 gene encoding solute carrier family 28 member 3 isoform X1 encodes MSGIANPAFEDRELITLETGNRIDETKDKTKEEKTPTKSYNYLAIGYDTLNNILLEHPRISKLLFLTLLNVVILTYFVFATLYWNNYNAGYGFDWCHGYGMLILLYVFGYGGVLYNSVMKRIVKKAFALCKQPFQQYVKKFRSSKHCTVIWQSAIYVCIFGAIIVFLIFDTVDSRERLISAGGIVILICFGWIFSKHPSHIRWRTVLCGLILQFIFGLLTIRWAVGRAILKCISDKVATFLNFAKTGGAFIFSQNLVDQGVFAFAVLPVIFYFSFFIQILYYLGIMQSIILNLGRVLQKLLGTTICESVISAANIFIGMTESPLLIKPYLHKLTTSELHTIMCSGFGSVSGTVLAAYIGFGANPAHLITASLLAAPASLCFSKLFYPETEISSISSDDIKLEKSNDASLMDAASKGAVAGIPLVLGIIANIIAFVSFIALVNALLSWIGLLVGFDGLSFEFILSRLFMPLSWIMGVPWDKCEYVATLIGLKTVVNEFVAYQKLGEFKNQTLIYGRTEAIATYAICGFANPGSIGITLGVLSTLAPEIKENIASAVVRAFVAGSAVCFLTASIAGMLMPAEDIIGATMALDLTLANGTCSSC; translated from the exons ATGTCCGGAATCGCGAATCCAGCATTCGAG GACAGGGAGCTGATCACGTTAGAGACCGGTAATCGAATTGATGAGACGAAAGACAAGACGAAAGAG GAAAAAACACCTACCAAGTCCTACAACTATTTAGCAATTGGGTACGACACTCTGAATAATATACTGCTGGAGCACCCCAGGATTAGCAAATTACTGTTCCTAACTCTCTTGAACGTCGTGATATTGACCTACTTTGTTTTTGCCACTTTATATTGGAACAACTACA ATGCCGGGTACGGTTTCGATTGGTGTCACGGTTACGGAATGTTAATCCTACTGTACGTGTTTGGCTATGGCGGAGTTCTCTATAATTCTGTTATGAAACGCATCGTCAAAAAGGCATTCGCTCTATGTAAGCAGCCCTTTCAACAGTATGTCAAAAAATTCCGATCAAGCAA ACACTGCACCGTCATTTGGCAATCGGCGATATATGTATGCATATTCGGTGCTATAATCGTCTTTCTAATTTTCGATACAGTCGACTCGAGGGAAAGACTGATAAGTGCCGGCGGTATCGTTATCCTGATTTGTTTCGGATGGATATTCTCCAAGCATCCCAGTCAT ATTCGATGGAGAACCGTTCTATGCGGACTGATTCTGCAATTTATCTTTGGTCTGCTGACGATTCGATGGGCCGTTGGACGAGCGATTTTGAAGTGTATCTCCGACAAAGTGGCAACGTTCCTCAACTTTGCCAAAACCGGTGGAGCCTTCATCTTTTCGCAGAACCTTGTCGACCAGGGAGTCTTCGCATTTGCT GTCTTGCCAGTAATTTTCTACTTTAGCTTCTTCATCCAAATTCTCTACTACCTGGGCATCATGCAGTCCATCATCTTGAATCTAGGCCGTGTTCTGCAGAAACTGTTGGGGACGACGATTTGCGAATCAGTGATTAGCGCTGCCAACATCTTTATCGGAATG ACGGAATCTCCATTACTCATCAAACCCTACTTGCACAAATTAACTACGTCGGAGTTGCACACTATCATGTGTTCGGGTTTTGGATCGGTATCAG GAACGGTGTTGGCTGCCTACATCGGGTTCGGTGCGAATCCTGCTCACTTGATAACGGCTTCGCTGTTGGCGGCACCAGCATCCCTCTGTTTctccaaattattttatcccgAGACAGAGATATCTTCCATTTCGAGCGATGACATTAAACTGGAAAAATC AAATGACGCCAGTTTGATGGACGCCGCCAGCAAGGGTGCAGTGGCAGGGATTCCCCTAGTTTTGGGCATAATCGCCAATATCATCGCATTCGTGTCTTTCATCGCGTTGGTAAATGCGCTACTGTCTTGGATAGGCCTGCTGGTTGGTTTCGATGGATTGAGCTTTGAA tttatattaTCGAGGTTGTTCATGCCCTTAAGTTGGATAATGGGAGTACCCTGGGATAAGTGCGAGTATGTCGCGACTCTGATAGGTCTGAAGACTGTTGTCAACGAGTTCGTCGCCTACCAGAAGTTGGGGGAGTTCAAAAATCAAACGTTAATTTATGGTAGGACCGAGGCGATTGCTACATACGCAATCTGTGGTTTCGCGAATCCAGGTTCCATAGGAATCACGCTTGGCGTGTTATCTACGTTGGCACCGGAGATAAAGGAAAATATCGCTAGCGCCGTCGTGAGGGCTTTCGTAGCTGGCAGTGCAGTCTGTTTCCTTACGGCTAGCATCGCTG GAATGTTAATGCCTGCAGAAGACATAATTGGTGCGACAATGGCATTAGATTTGACTCTTGCGAATGGCACGTGCAGCAGTTGTTAG